One part of the Procambarus clarkii isolate CNS0578487 chromosome 41, FALCON_Pclarkii_2.0, whole genome shotgun sequence genome encodes these proteins:
- the LOC123760994 gene encoding cuticle protein 7-like isoform X3 — translation MLFKVCLVLVVAAVAMADPGDYGGPVYTSEPLPYYYDYNVHDGYKGTNFGQHEKSDGKNVYGSYTVDLPDGRKQRVDYTADHYRGYVAKVSYYGKAQHPKHYGPAVTFFNKGYGHGGGYH, via the exons ATGTTATTCAAG GTGTGTCTGGTCCTGGTGGTGGCCGCCGTGGCTATGGCGGACCCGGGTGACTACGGCGGACCCGTCTACACCTCG GAGCCACTGCCGTACTACTACGACTACAACGTGCATGACGGCTACAAGGGTACCAACTTCGGCCAGCACGAGAAGTCCGACGGTAAAAATGTGTACGGCTCCTACACCGTCGACCTCCCCGACGGTCGCAAACAAAGG GTGGACTACACAGCTGACCACTACAGGGGCTACGTGGCCAAGGTCAGCTACTACGGCAAGGCTCAGCACCCTAAGCACTATGGCCCCGCCGTCACCTTCTTCAACAAGGGCTACGGACACGGAGGCGGATACCACTGA
- the LOC123760994 gene encoding cuticle protein 7-like isoform X2, translating to MSYKVCLVLVVAAVAMADPGDYGGPVYTSEPLPYYYDYNVHDGYKGTNFGQHEKSDGKNVYGSYTVDLPDGRKQRVDYTADHYRGYVAKVSYYGKAQHPKHYGPAVTFFNKGYGHGGGYH from the exons ATGTCTTACAAG GTGTGTCTGGTCCTGGTGGTGGCCGCCGTGGCTATGGCGGACCCGGGTGACTACGGCGGACCCGTCTACACCTCG GAGCCACTGCCGTACTACTACGACTACAACGTGCATGACGGCTACAAGGGTACCAACTTCGGCCAGCACGAGAAGTCCGACGGTAAAAATGTGTACGGCTCCTACACCGTCGACCTCCCCGACGGTCGCAAACAAAGG GTGGACTACACAGCTGACCACTACAGGGGCTACGTGGCCAAGGTCAGCTACTACGGCAAGGCTCAGCACCCTAAGCACTATGGCCCCGCCGTCACCTTCTTCAACAAGGGCTACGGACACGGAGGCGGATACCACTGA
- the LOC123761238 gene encoding cuticle protein 7-like — protein MADPGDYGGPVYASEPLPYYYDYNVHDGYKGTNFGQHEKSDGKNVYGSYTVDLPDGRKQRVDYTADHYRGYVAKVSYYGKAQHPKHYGPAVTFFNKGYGHGGGYH, from the exons ATGGCGGACCCGGGTGACTACGGCGGACCCGTCTACGCCTCG GAGCCACTGCCGTACTACTACGACTACAACGTACATGACGGCTACAAGGGCACCAACTTCGGCCAGCACGAGAAGTCCGACGGTAAAAATGTGTACGGCTCCTACACCGTCGACCTCCCCGACGGTCGCAAACAAAGG GTGGACTACACAGCTGACCACTACAGGGGCTACGTGGCCAAGGTCAGCTACTACGGCAAGGCTCAGCACCCTAAGCACTACGGCCCCGCCGTCACCTTCTTCAACAAGGGCTACGGCCACGGAGGCGGATACCACTGA
- the LOC123761237 gene encoding cuticle protein 7-like, protein MADPGDYGGPVYASEPLPYYYDYNVHDGYKGTNFGQHEKSDGKNVYGSYTVDLPDGRKQRVDYTADHYRGYVAKVSYYGKAQHPKHYGPAVTFFNKGYGHGGGYH, encoded by the exons ATGGCGGACCCGGGTGACTACGGCGGACCCGTCTACGCCTCG gagccACTGCCGTACTACTACGACTACAACGTGCATGACGGCTACAAGGGCACCAACTTCGGCCAGCACGAGAAGTCCGACGGTAAAAATGTGTACGGCTCCTACACCGTCGACCTCCCCGACGGTCGCAAACAAAGG GTGGACTACACAGCTGACCACTACAGGGGCTACGTGGCCAAGGTCAGCTACTACGGCAAGGCTCAGCACCCTAAGCACTACGGCCCCGCCGTCACCTTCTTCAACAAGGGCTACGGCCACGGAGGCGGATACCACTGA
- the LOC123760994 gene encoding cuticle protein 7-like isoform X1: MLFKVCLVLVVAAVAMADPGDYGGPVYASEPLPYYYDYNVHDGYKGTNFGQHEKSDGKNVYGSYTVDLPDGRKQRVDYTADHYRGYVAKVSYYGKAQHPKHYGPAVTFFNKGYGHGGGYH; the protein is encoded by the exons ATGTTATTCAAG GTGTGTCTGGTCCTGGTGGTGGCCGCCGTGGCTATGGCGGACCCGGGTGACTACGGTGGACCCGTCTACGCCTCG GAGCCCCTGCCGTACTACTACGACTACAACGTGCATGACGGCTACAAGGGCACCAACTTCGGCCAGCACGAGAAGTCCGACGGTAAAAATGTGTACGGCTCCTACACCGTCGACCTCCCCGACGGTCGCAAACAAAGG GTGGACTACACAGCTGACCACTACAGGGGCTACGTGGCCAAGGTCAGCTACTACGGCAAGGCTCAGCACCCTAAGCACTACGGCCCCGCCGTCACCTTCTTCAACAAGGGCTACGGCCACGGAGGCGGATACCACTGA